The Desulfurobacterium atlanticum nucleotide sequence GGATGAAGATATTGAGGCTATTACAGAGCTTCTTTATCAGGTGCATAAGATATCCCGAAAGTATAAGGGGAGGAAACATCTTGCTGCTGGTTTTTCAATATTTGTTCCGAAGCCTTTTACTCCTTTCCAGTGGGAAAGGTTTATTTCTATAGATGAGGCAAAAAGAAAAATAGATTTCATAAAGAAAAATGCTCCCCGTTCTTTTAAACTGCGGTTTCACACACCTGAAATTTCCTTCCTTGAAGCTGTCCTTACTAGGGGGGACGAAAAGGTAGCGGATGCAGTTTATGAGGCTTACAAACTTGGTGCAATGCTTGATGGGTGGGATGAGTATTTTGAATTTTCTATATGGGAAAAAGCTTTTGAAAAGGCTGGTGTTAATCTTGATAAAGTGTTTCAAGGTTTTGATATTGGTGAAGAGCTACCCTGGGATTTTGTTGATGGTGGTGTTAGTAAGAAGTTTCTTTTAAGAGAGCTTGAGAAGGCTTATAGAGAAGAAAAAACGCCGGACTGCAGAATAGTTGGCTGTCATGGTTGCGGTTCGTGTACCTCTTATGAGATAAAGAAGATTAAAGAGCTTCCTATTCCTGAAAGAATAGAGTTTAATGTTCCTCCAAAACCAAAAAGGGATTTTCCTTTAAAAAGCAAGATAGCTCTTTTCTTTGAAAAGCGTGGTTACAGCAGGTATCTTTCCCTTCTTGATTTAACACGAGTTTTTACCCGGGCATTCAGGAGAGCAGGAATTCCCTTAAGATATCAGGGTAAGTTTAATCCACATCCCCGCTTTACGATTTTGCTTGGAATACCGACAGGGGTTGAAAGTTTGCAGGAGATTGTAGAAATTGAGCTTTCTGAAGAGTTTAAAATGGATGAATCCACAATTGAGCTTTTAAATCAATTTTTACCTGCAGGATTAAGATTTTTAAGCTGGAAAGAAATTGAAAGGAAAGAATCTCTTTTAAGAAAGGTAAAGGTTGAATACAAAATATCGGGAGAAATTTATAAGGAAAAAGCAGAAGATATCCTGAAAGCTGATAGGCTTGTTGGCAGGAAAGGTAAAGAGGTTTCTGTTAAGGAGTTTGTTGAGAATTTTATGATTGAAGATGGTGTGATAACATTAACATTAAAAGTTTTAGCTGGCAGAACTTTGAATGTTCAGGACTTTCTTTTCTGGCTTGGAAAAGATTTTTCGTCTGTTTCTGTAGAAAGAAAAGTGATGGTGGTTGAATGAAAAGGATCCTTATAAATGCTCTTCCTAAAGAGGTAAGAATAGCGATTTTAGAAGATGACCAGCTGGTTGAATTTTATGTTGAAAGGAAAGGTAGCAGAGGTATAGTTGGAAATATATATAAGGGTAAAGTTTTGAAGATTTTACCTGCTATTCAGGCTGCATTTGTTGATATAGGAAATTTTAAAAACGCTTTTTTATACGTTAAGGATGCTGTTAGCTGGGAGTTTGAAGATGACCTTTTTGAAGAGGAGAATCATCAGGAGATAGAGCTGCCACCTATAGAAGAGGTTCTTACACAGGGACAGGAGGTTATAGTTCAGGTTACGAAAGAACCTTTGGGGACGAAAGGACCTCGGATTACAACAAACCTTACAATTCCTGGACATTATCTTATTTTGCTTCCGACCATTAAGAAGGTTGGCATTTCAAGAAGAATAACTGATGAAACTGAAAGGGAAAGATTAAGAGTTATTGGTGAAGAGATCTGTCCAGAGAATTACGGCATTATAATAAGGACAGCTGCTGAGGGAGCTACGAAAGAAGATTTAGAAAAAGATTTACAGTATCTTCTTAAAATGTGGAATAGTCTTGAAAAGAAAATGGAAAAAAGACCGCCGCCGGCTTTGATATATCAGGATCTTGAGATAGTTCCGAAAATTTTAAGGGATGTGCTTTCAGAAGATGTAGATGAGGTTTTGATAGATTCTATACCTGAATACAGAAGGGCTTTAAACTTTGCAAAAGCGTTTATCCCTAAACTTGTTGATAGGATAAAACTTTATGATAGGGATGATCCGATATTTGAGGTTTTTAAAGTAGAAGAGGCGATAGAGAAAGCTCTTTCACGGAAAGTTTATCTTCCAGGCGGTGGGTATATTGTGATAGATGAGACAGAAGCCCTTATCTCTATAGATGTAAACAGCGGGAAGTTTAAGAAATCTCCAAATCTTGAAGAAACGGCATTTAATGTTAACTGTAAAGCTGCAAAGGAGATAGCGAGGCAGTTAAGACTCAGGGATGTGGGTGGAATAATAGTTATAGATTTTATAGATATGAATTCGGAGGATAATAAAAGGAAGCTTTTAGAAATACTTGAGCAGGAGCTTTCAAAGGACAGGGCAAAGACAAAAATAGTCAGTATGTCAGACCTTGGACTTGTGGAGATGACGAGAAAGCGGGTAAAAAAGAGTCTGGGAAGAAGTTTAACTATGACCTGTCCATACTGTGAAGGGAAGGGCAGGGTTAAATCTGCCGATACTGTGGCTTTTGAGGTTGAAAGGGAACTTTTACTTGTGGCAAGGGAAAATGGAAAGAGAAAGATAAAGGTTTATGTGCATCCTCTTGTTGCTGAAAAGTTGAGTGTGGATGAAAAAGATATAATTGACAGAATAGAAGTTCTATTCGGGAAAGAGATAAAGATTATTCCTGTAAACGATTATCATGTGGAGCGGTTTACAATTTCAAAGAGTGATTGATGGAGGAACTGTGAGAAAAATTGCTGTTTTCGTTTTTTCTTTGATTTTTTTAACAGGTTGTGCCAAACAGGTTAAAACGGCTGAACAGCTTTTAGATGAAGGGATGATGGCCGTTAAGGAGAAGGATTACGGTGATGCTGTTATTAAGCTGAAAGAGGCTCTTTCTAAAGATTTACCGCCATCTAAAAAGGAGATTGCTTCATTTGCCCTTGCAGAAAGCTGCTTTAATAAAGGTGACTATGTGGAAGCTGCGGTTCAGTACAGGGAGTTTTTAACCCTTTACCCGGCGTCAAAATATGCAAAAGAAGCTCTTTATAAACTTGGAATCTGTTACATGAAGATGATAAAAGGTCCTCAGTGGGACCAGCAGTTTACTTATAAGGCGATAGATGTTTTTACTCAGTTTCTTGCAAAATATCCAGATGATAAGCTTTCAAGTAAGATTTCTGAACTTTTAAAAACTTGCAGAAAAGTGCTTGCCGAACATGAAATCTATATAGGGCAGACTTACGATGTTTTAAAAAAATTTACAGCATCTGCTAATAGATACAGGAATGTTATAAATGTTTATAATGATGTTGAGCCTGAGGATAAGCTCCTTTATCTTTTAGGAAGGGCAAGATTCTATACCTATATTCAGGCTAATGAAGAGATTGAAAACCTTCAGGAGCAGCTTGAAATTGAAAAGGAAAGATTTGCAGAGGCTAAAACCGATGATGAGAAGAGGGTTTTTAAAAATCGTATCTCTTTGATTTTAAGCGATATAGAAAAATGGAGAAAGGAAGAAGAGTCTGGAAGGGAAGAGGGAAAAAAGCTATTGAAAGAGCTTATTGATAAATATCCCGATTCTCCTTATGCAAAAAAGGCGAAAGAGATACTTCAGGGTAAAGTAATCCTTGATAAAGTAGAGATAGAGAATCCGATTAAAAAATCTTTCTGGAAAAGGTTTTTTGAAACAATCTAAGAGAGGTGGTGATGCTTGCTAAAAGGATAATTCCCTGTCTGGATGTTAAAGAGGGCAGGGTTGTTAAAGGAGTGAATTTTGTAAATTTGATAGATGCTGGAGATCCTGTTGAGAATGCCAAAGTGTATGATGAACAGGGAGCTGATGAGCTTGTTTTTCTTGATATTACAGCAAGCTATGAAAAAAGAGGAATAATGATAGATGTTGTAAGAAGGACGGCAGAGACGGTTTTTATGCCCCTTACCGTTGGTGGGGGTATAAGGACTGTTGAGGATATAAGAAATCTACTAAACGCTGGAGCAGATAAAGTTTCCATTAATACAGCT carries:
- a CDS encoding TIGR03960 family B12-binding radical SAM protein, whose product is MKNFVSDLIKVSKPASYLPLEVNLPKISFKERDIRFVLSYPDFYEIGMSHFGGKIIYHVLNNLTDFALCHRVYLPKPDMQKFLKEKDIPLYAIESLRSVKDYDVLAFSLLTELVYTNVLKILELSKVPLKREERKENDPVVLAGGTCTFNPVPLSPFIDIFVIGDGEEVLIEIASLLKEKKDKGWSRQDFLEKARHIEGVYIPAFGKYRVKRRVFHSFDVKYFPVKPVVPSVETVHDRIVVEAVRGCLRGCRYCQAGFTYRPYRERSVKEVVFLIDKVFESTGYEEASLLALSISDHSKFNDLIPEVISFCYQKMIGLSLPSMRVKGFNPDLATQLLQLKKTGFTIAPEAATERLRKVINKDLTNDDIFSLVEGLFERGWSKLKFYFMIGLPTERDEDIEAITELLYQVHKISRKYKGRKHLAAGFSIFVPKPFTPFQWERFISIDEAKRKIDFIKKNAPRSFKLRFHTPEISFLEAVLTRGDEKVADAVYEAYKLGAMLDGWDEYFEFSIWEKAFEKAGVNLDKVFQGFDIGEELPWDFVDGGVSKKFLLRELEKAYREEKTPDCRIVGCHGCGSCTSYEIKKIKELPIPERIEFNVPPKPKRDFPLKSKIALFFEKRGYSRYLSLLDLTRVFTRAFRRAGIPLRYQGKFNPHPRFTILLGIPTGVESLQEIVEIELSEEFKMDESTIELLNQFLPAGLRFLSWKEIERKESLLRKVKVEYKISGEIYKEKAEDILKADRLVGRKGKEVSVKEFVENFMIEDGVITLTLKVLAGRTLNVQDFLFWLGKDFSSVSVERKVMVVE
- a CDS encoding Rne/Rng family ribonuclease — its product is MKRILINALPKEVRIAILEDDQLVEFYVERKGSRGIVGNIYKGKVLKILPAIQAAFVDIGNFKNAFLYVKDAVSWEFEDDLFEEENHQEIELPPIEEVLTQGQEVIVQVTKEPLGTKGPRITTNLTIPGHYLILLPTIKKVGISRRITDETERERLRVIGEEICPENYGIIIRTAAEGATKEDLEKDLQYLLKMWNSLEKKMEKRPPPALIYQDLEIVPKILRDVLSEDVDEVLIDSIPEYRRALNFAKAFIPKLVDRIKLYDRDDPIFEVFKVEEAIEKALSRKVYLPGGGYIVIDETEALISIDVNSGKFKKSPNLEETAFNVNCKAAKEIARQLRLRDVGGIIVIDFIDMNSEDNKRKLLEILEQELSKDRAKTKIVSMSDLGLVEMTRKRVKKSLGRSLTMTCPYCEGKGRVKSADTVAFEVERELLLVARENGKRKIKVYVHPLVAEKLSVDEKDIIDRIEVLFGKEIKIIPVNDYHVERFTISKSD
- the bamD gene encoding outer membrane protein assembly factor BamD gives rise to the protein MRKIAVFVFSLIFLTGCAKQVKTAEQLLDEGMMAVKEKDYGDAVIKLKEALSKDLPPSKKEIASFALAESCFNKGDYVEAAVQYREFLTLYPASKYAKEALYKLGICYMKMIKGPQWDQQFTYKAIDVFTQFLAKYPDDKLSSKISELLKTCRKVLAEHEIYIGQTYDVLKKFTASANRYRNVINVYNDVEPEDKLLYLLGRARFYTYIQANEEIENLQEQLEIEKERFAEAKTDDEKRVFKNRISLILSDIEKWRKEEESGREEGKKLLKELIDKYPDSPYAKKAKEILQGKVILDKVEIENPIKKSFWKRFFETI